The following proteins come from a genomic window of Populus nigra chromosome 6, ddPopNigr1.1, whole genome shotgun sequence:
- the LOC133695947 gene encoding formin-like protein 20 codes for MLLRMSFFNSLMLLSMFLFVAAPVHGLDSRKLDETTVPAPTEEKCTPCNPSPPPPSPPPPVLCPPPPPPPELPPPTPKKPPSGYCPPPPPAPSFIYVTGPPGNLYPIDNDFSAAGRPTVTLQVLIGLGILLGSLFVRFGV; via the coding sequence ATGCTGTTAAGAATGAGTTTTTTCAACTCTTTGATGCTATTAAGcatgtttctttttgttgcGGCACCCGTTCACGGCTTAGATTCAAGGAAGCTTGATGAGACCACCGTGCCTGCACCAACTGAAGAGAAGTGCACGCCATGTAATCCAAGTCCTCCACCACCATCGCCTCCTCCACCAGTATTGtgtccaccaccacctcctcctccagaGTTGCCACCACCGACTCCAAAGAAGCCACCATCAGGTTACTGCCCTCCACCCCCACCCGCACCATCCTTTATTTACGTAACTGGTCCACCAGGGAACTTGTACCCTATTGACAACGATTTCTCGGCTGCTGGCCGGCCAACCGTGACTTTGCAAGTTTTGATTGGATTGGGGATATTGTTAGGATCACTGTTTGTAAGATTTGGCGTTTGA
- the LOC133696943 gene encoding protein WVD2-like 7 isoform X1 — MAGEFQEPFSLSNCISFEVDSLHSGSISFGRFEREDLSWERRSSFSHNRYLEEVEKCSKPGSVIQKKAYFEAHFKKKGILRPDSLDGLSGRGCQNCEDDEYGNLGQGEEDDDMNGSCNYSHREDDVLESVDCDEFDYGNQGDQFDHVNDESHRACFDESPEDPDYHGQLEVIECEREDRIVLSSESPVEAALDDANVSVKGVGEYVKPEEAHQIETGLDESHLNNDKQEMEMKDNINDNVAKIDESSVTIVLSPKSGTAKDLDNTSPVHQQNLSPKLRDYVESKSTNPRMRSPINGSQFQKILNNVSKTTAKTQNRGEGETPQRAKSEKQSSRATTPTRRVLHRAKNEENSESGNLRLHLVNRSERASRVNKFESPPSRSKKVEPMSHLRANRNKQIVNSIKPDTMPCAAAFSFKSDERAERRKEFYMKLEEKLHAKEAEMNQIQAKTQEQKKAEIKKFRERLNFKAAPMPSFYRVAVSPGSDGNKASPSKNKPAKVQHRSTSPGSGAAARSQLLSRTGNDQVVTANESVKPTNQRDPSGRTDHQARNVSGARETKPTNNNRRKPEAVTKIGVTGKNERGKVKDASLQRHQVSENTRVSKDLKVEGKAKTRSHRSNSEMLRKSIKHIEIGSNTGKGNLAVGVAILN; from the exons ATGGCGGGAGAATTTCAGGAACCATTTAGCCTCAGCAACTGCATTAGCTTTGAG GTAGATTCTCTGCACTCTGGGTCCATATCCTTTGGAAGATTTGAGAGAGAAGACTTGTCTTGGGAGAGAAGATCGTCTTTTTCTCACAATAGGTATCTTGAAGAGGTTGAAAAATGCTCAAAACCAGGTTCTGTAATCCAGAAGAAAGCTTATTTTGAAGCCCATTTCAAGAAGAAGGGTATTCTGCGTCCGGATTCACTTGATGGCCTGAGTGGGAGGGGATGCCAGAACTGCGAAGATGACGAGTACGGAAATTTGggtcaaggagaagaagatgatgatatgAACGGAAGTTGCAATTATTCTCACCGTGAGGATGATGTGCTGGAAAGTGTGGACTGTGACGAATTTGATTATGGAAATCAAGGAGATCAGTTTGATCATGTAAATGATGAGAGTCATCGTGCTTGCTTTGATGAGAGCCCTGAGGATCCGGATTATCATGGACAATTAGAGGTCATTGAATGTGAAAGAGAGGATCGTATTGTTCTGTCTTCTGAATCTCCAGTGGAAGCTGCTTTGGATGATGCTAATGTTTCGGTCAAAGGTGTGGGTGAATATGTTAAACCTGAGGAAGCACATCAAATTGAAACTGGACTTGACGAGTCGCATCTCAATAATGACAAACAAGAGATGGAAATGAAAGATAACATTAATGATAATGTTGCTAAAATAGATGAATCATCTGTGACAATTGTTCTGTCCCCAAAAAGTGGAACTGCCAAGGATCTTGACAACACTAGTCCAGTGCATCAACAAAATCTTTCTCCAAAG CTGAGAGATTATGTGGAAAGTAAATCCACGAACCCCAGAATGAGGTCTCCGATTAATGGCAGTCAATTCCAGAAGATCCTTAACAACGTGTCAAAAACTACTGCAAAAACTCAGAATAGAGGAGAAGGAGAAACACCACAAAGAGCAAAATCAGAAAAGCAGTCATCACGAGCTACCACTCCTACTAGACGTGTGTTGCATAGAGCTAAAAATGAAGAG AATTCTGAAAGTGGCAATTTAAGGTTACATCTTGTGAATAGAAG TGAAAGGGCATCAAgagtaaataaatttgaatctcCACCATCTAGATCAAAAAAAGTTGAACCTATGTCTCATCTAAGAGCGAACAG AAATAAGCAGATTGTTAATTCAATAAAGCCAGACACAATGCCATGCGCTGCAGCCTTCAGTTTCAAAAGTGATGAAAGAGCAGAAAGGCGAAAAGAG TTCTATATGAAGTTGGAAGAAAAATTGCATGCTAAGGAGGCAGAAATGAATCAGATTCAAGCAAAAACACAA GAACAGAAGAaggctgaaattaaaaaattcagggAAAGACTTAATTTTAAAGCTGCACCCATGCCTTCATTCTATCGTGTTGCTGTATCACCAGGCTCTGATGGGAACAAG GCTTCACCATCTAAAAACAAACCAGCTAAAGTACAACACAGGTCAACAAGTCCAGGGAGTGGAGCTGCTGCTAGATCACAATTACTTTCAAGGACTGGAAATGACCAAGTCGTCACTGCTAATGAATCTGTAAAACCTACTAACCAGCGGGATCCCTCAGGAAGGACTGATCATCAGGCAAGAAATGTTTCTGGGGCTCGTGAAACTAAACCAACCAACAATAATAGGCGCAAGCCAGAAGCTGTAACTAAAATTGGTGTCACTGGTAAGAATGAAAGAGGGAAGGTGAAGGATGCTAGTTTGCAAAGGCATCAAGTATCAGAAAATACCAGAGTATCAAAAGACCTGAAGGTTGAAGGGAAAGCAAAAACGAGAAGCCACAGAAGTAACAGCGAGATGTTGAGGAAAAGTATAAAACACATTGAAATTGGAAGCAATACTGGAAAGGGTAATCTAGCTGTTGGTGTAGCCATCCTGAATTga
- the LOC133696943 gene encoding protein WVD2-like 7 isoform X2, translating to MAGEFQEPFSLSNCISFEVDSLHSGSISFGRFEREDLSWERRSSFSHNRYLEEVEKCSKPGSVIQKKAYFEAHFKKKGILRPDSLDGLSGRGCQNCEDDEYGNLGQGEEDDDMNGSCNYSHREDDVLESVDCDEFDYGNQGDQFDHVNDESHRACFDESPEDPDYHGQLEVIECEREDRIVLSSESPVEAALDDANVSVKGVGEYVKPEEAHQIETGLDESHLNNDKQEMEMKDNINDNVAKIDESSVTIVLSPKSGTAKDLDNTSPVHQQNLSPKLRDYVESKSTNPRMRSPINGSQFQKILNNVSKTTAKTQNRGEGETPQRAKSEKQSSRATTPTRRVLHRAKNEENSESGNLRLHLVNRSERASRVNKFESPPSRSKKVEPMSHLRANRNKQIVNSIKPDTMPCAAAFSFKSDERAERRKEFYMKLEEKLHAKEAEMNQIQAKTQEQKKAEIKKFRERLNFKAAPMPSFYRVAVSPGSDGNKDLVINQREIGHG from the exons ATGGCGGGAGAATTTCAGGAACCATTTAGCCTCAGCAACTGCATTAGCTTTGAG GTAGATTCTCTGCACTCTGGGTCCATATCCTTTGGAAGATTTGAGAGAGAAGACTTGTCTTGGGAGAGAAGATCGTCTTTTTCTCACAATAGGTATCTTGAAGAGGTTGAAAAATGCTCAAAACCAGGTTCTGTAATCCAGAAGAAAGCTTATTTTGAAGCCCATTTCAAGAAGAAGGGTATTCTGCGTCCGGATTCACTTGATGGCCTGAGTGGGAGGGGATGCCAGAACTGCGAAGATGACGAGTACGGAAATTTGggtcaaggagaagaagatgatgatatgAACGGAAGTTGCAATTATTCTCACCGTGAGGATGATGTGCTGGAAAGTGTGGACTGTGACGAATTTGATTATGGAAATCAAGGAGATCAGTTTGATCATGTAAATGATGAGAGTCATCGTGCTTGCTTTGATGAGAGCCCTGAGGATCCGGATTATCATGGACAATTAGAGGTCATTGAATGTGAAAGAGAGGATCGTATTGTTCTGTCTTCTGAATCTCCAGTGGAAGCTGCTTTGGATGATGCTAATGTTTCGGTCAAAGGTGTGGGTGAATATGTTAAACCTGAGGAAGCACATCAAATTGAAACTGGACTTGACGAGTCGCATCTCAATAATGACAAACAAGAGATGGAAATGAAAGATAACATTAATGATAATGTTGCTAAAATAGATGAATCATCTGTGACAATTGTTCTGTCCCCAAAAAGTGGAACTGCCAAGGATCTTGACAACACTAGTCCAGTGCATCAACAAAATCTTTCTCCAAAG CTGAGAGATTATGTGGAAAGTAAATCCACGAACCCCAGAATGAGGTCTCCGATTAATGGCAGTCAATTCCAGAAGATCCTTAACAACGTGTCAAAAACTACTGCAAAAACTCAGAATAGAGGAGAAGGAGAAACACCACAAAGAGCAAAATCAGAAAAGCAGTCATCACGAGCTACCACTCCTACTAGACGTGTGTTGCATAGAGCTAAAAATGAAGAG AATTCTGAAAGTGGCAATTTAAGGTTACATCTTGTGAATAGAAG TGAAAGGGCATCAAgagtaaataaatttgaatctcCACCATCTAGATCAAAAAAAGTTGAACCTATGTCTCATCTAAGAGCGAACAG AAATAAGCAGATTGTTAATTCAATAAAGCCAGACACAATGCCATGCGCTGCAGCCTTCAGTTTCAAAAGTGATGAAAGAGCAGAAAGGCGAAAAGAG TTCTATATGAAGTTGGAAGAAAAATTGCATGCTAAGGAGGCAGAAATGAATCAGATTCAAGCAAAAACACAA GAACAGAAGAaggctgaaattaaaaaattcagggAAAGACTTAATTTTAAAGCTGCACCCATGCCTTCATTCTATCGTGTTGCTGTATCACCAGGCTCTGATGGGAACAAG GACTTAGTTATAAATCAGAGAGAGATTGGTCATggatag